The Candidatus Oleimmundimicrobium sp. sequence TTTACAGGAAAAATATGGAAATCGTACAAATCATCGCACTGGCCCTATTGCAAGGCCTGACTGAATTTCTGCCCATTTCAAGCTCCGCTCATTTAATACTGCTCCCCATTATTGCCGGCTGGGAAGATCAGGGGCTGGCTTTTGACGTCGCAGTACATGTTGGTACATTGGCGGCGGTCATTTTTTATTTTCGCGCCACTATCCGACAACTTATTGCAGACTGGTTTCGCTCACTGCAACAAAGACAAAATGTCGGTGAAAGTAAATTAGCCTGGGCCGTTATTATTGGCACCATCCCTGTAGGACTAGCCGGGTTGTTTTTAGGGGACTTCATCGAATTATTCTTACGCAGTCCGCTAGTCATTGCTGCCACCACCATAATATTCGGTCTGTTATTAGGCTTTGCAGACTGGAAAGGCAAACGTGATCGTAATGAACAGCAAATGGGCTGGAAAGATATTTTGATTATTGGCGTAGTGCAGGCTTTGGCATTAATTCCCGG is a genomic window containing:
- a CDS encoding undecaprenyl-diphosphate phosphatase, with protein sequence MEIVQIIALALLQGLTEFLPISSSAHLILLPIIAGWEDQGLAFDVAVHVGTLAAVIFYFRATIRQLIADWFRSLQQRQNVGESKLAWAVIIGTIPVGLAGLFLGDFIELFLRSPLVIAATTIIFGLLLGFADWKGKRDRNEQQMGWKDILIIGVVQALALIPGTSRSGVTMTAALMLGLTRQAAARFSFLLSIPVIFLAGSLETLKLVKADQATDWFALSAGAIFSAISAYICIYLFLKLLERIGMWPFVVYRLLLGGILLFVFS